The proteins below are encoded in one region of Triticum aestivum cultivar Chinese Spring chromosome 1B, IWGSC CS RefSeq v2.1, whole genome shotgun sequence:
- the LOC123094151 gene encoding uncharacterized protein, with the protein MRCSLYSTPTTAPPRPRPRVFFFLSSSVGFWLWPWLAEAELLPPSFPPSKDQETEGSWAAGLAMPPPRGSRPAGCNGGSMLRLVVVASLCCGCFVVGRWGSGVLPSDSGGMAGAAIYAGDLEGYHGGGRRRLLAGGPGPGSHPPRCTSKCGSCSPCVPVHVSVPPGVLVTTEYYPVAWRCKCRDRLYMP; encoded by the exons ATGCGATGCAGCCTGTACAGTACCCCCACAACCGCACCACCTCGTCCTCGTCCccgtgtcttcttcttcctctcgtctAGTGTTGGCTTCTGGCTTTGGCCTTGGCTAGCTGAGGCTGAGCTtcttcctccctccttccctccCTCTAAAGACCAGGAAACTGAAGGTAGCTGGGCTGCGGGTCTGGCAATGCCGCCACCCAGGGGGAGCCGGCCGGCAGGGTGCAACGGCGGATCTATGCTACGGCTGGTCGTCGTCGCCTCCCTCTGCTGTGGTTGCTTCGTCGTCGGGCGCTGGGGGAGCGGCGTCCTCCCTTCGG ATTCTGGGGGGATGGCAGGAGCAGCGATCTACGCCGGTGATCTG GAGGGCTACCATGGGGGCGGCAGGCGGCGGCTGCTGGCCGGGGGCCCCGGCCCCGGGTCGCACCCGCCGCGGTGCACGTCCAAGTGCGGCAGCTGCAGCCCGTGCGTGCCCGTGCACGTGTCCGTGCCGCCGGGCGTGCTGGTCACCACGGAGTACTACCCGGTGGCGTGGCGCTGCAAGTGCCGCGACCGCCTCTACATGCCGTGA